A window of Pirellula sp. SH-Sr6A contains these coding sequences:
- a CDS encoding secretin N-terminal domain-containing protein has translation MKKPFAYLLAISCSTSFASGLTAQDSAGTTTQAATAPAPAATAPATTAPVATQQSVEAAQQSDTAGQSSDAVPAPVVVPPVYEPPEIIEPAAPGEKVLLQFRDQDWQVALSWLAAKLALNLDWKELPTDKLSLSSTQELTLDAVEDLFNMQLLARGFVLLKRENVLRLVSLKDLDITLVPRVEPEELATLPKHSIARVSFPLDWMIAEEAANELKPLLSPYGKVSPMASANRLEVVDAVVNLREFHRLLIDAEEDDSRKERVAEFRLTHRRVEDVAPKVRQLLGLPPDSASNQTPTQLDVEQTRFKAEAMKQLGREARELIQDSKKVTIYVVVNEKENSLLVNAPPNKIEIVRQAVEAMDKPLAEKETAWETISRVKVYDVAGFEPDAVTKLVASLQERGTVGKDTRIQHEAAYNRIIVFASPEDQLTVAQLIESFRSEKRTATVLTLANVDPTYAAKAVQLILKSPDRPSSAPGLPSDGKFQIEPDPQNNRLLLWATPGELTEVREFLARLGETFSDQKLDSKLHVIDMRGQDTSEITEKLKRIWAEISDSPLLLDLPVDAKEDSQSAPSEKRADTTQSASDESSIEKKSDSRFVAAITASNATDAARVPEKEHPPVRLMRNGSGDLVVLSKDPIAAETAKRLIDQLLKEGTEFRAIALKHSQAFAVRRQLGTMLQYSTSNVSSKLASAPQVIIDVDTRTNRLIIQNANEKQWKTIKESIEILDQPNPEDEKLVRERVTYRFQHRKASVVAKALEGVYEDLLRFSERSLSNMSYRNSSFNRNIAATTSSPEYQGLLAISVDEQANLMIISAPKYLLEEVLKLVESMDTPTDGNAIAILNAADLPFSSDNSANKASDNLRRLLRGGR, from the coding sequence ATGAAGAAGCCTTTTGCTTACTTGCTCGCGATATCGTGTTCGACCTCCTTCGCTAGCGGTTTGACTGCACAGGACTCCGCCGGCACCACTACTCAAGCCGCCACGGCGCCCGCCCCAGCCGCCACCGCGCCAGCCACGACTGCCCCAGTTGCCACTCAGCAGTCCGTTGAAGCAGCCCAGCAGTCCGACACGGCCGGCCAATCGAGCGACGCGGTACCTGCTCCTGTAGTGGTTCCACCCGTCTACGAACCACCGGAGATCATCGAACCGGCTGCACCCGGAGAGAAGGTTCTTCTGCAGTTTCGCGACCAAGATTGGCAAGTAGCGCTCAGTTGGCTCGCGGCCAAGCTCGCGCTCAATCTGGATTGGAAAGAACTGCCAACCGACAAACTGAGCCTTTCGAGCACCCAGGAGCTTACCCTCGATGCTGTCGAAGACCTCTTCAATATGCAGCTCCTCGCGAGAGGCTTTGTCCTGCTCAAGCGTGAAAATGTCCTGCGATTGGTGAGCTTGAAAGATCTCGATATCACGCTCGTTCCTCGTGTGGAACCTGAAGAACTCGCAACCCTTCCTAAGCATTCCATCGCTCGCGTCTCCTTTCCTTTGGATTGGATGATTGCAGAAGAGGCGGCCAATGAACTCAAACCACTTCTGAGCCCGTATGGCAAGGTCTCTCCGATGGCCAGTGCCAATCGGCTCGAGGTCGTCGATGCAGTCGTCAATCTACGCGAGTTTCACCGCCTCCTAATTGATGCGGAAGAAGATGATTCCCGAAAGGAACGAGTTGCCGAGTTTCGATTGACCCATCGCCGTGTCGAGGATGTTGCGCCCAAAGTTCGCCAACTGCTCGGCCTACCCCCCGATTCGGCTTCGAATCAGACGCCAACCCAGTTGGATGTCGAGCAAACCCGTTTCAAAGCCGAAGCGATGAAGCAATTGGGGCGCGAGGCTCGCGAACTCATTCAAGACAGCAAGAAGGTCACGATCTATGTCGTTGTGAACGAAAAGGAAAACAGCCTTCTCGTCAACGCGCCTCCCAACAAAATCGAAATCGTTCGGCAAGCCGTCGAAGCGATGGACAAGCCTCTCGCGGAAAAGGAAACAGCTTGGGAAACGATCAGCCGCGTGAAGGTATACGATGTCGCTGGCTTCGAACCCGATGCGGTCACAAAATTGGTCGCATCCCTGCAAGAGCGTGGCACGGTCGGAAAAGACACGCGAATCCAACATGAAGCCGCTTACAATCGCATCATCGTTTTCGCTTCGCCCGAAGATCAATTAACCGTTGCACAGCTGATCGAGTCTTTCCGCTCCGAAAAGCGGACCGCCACCGTCCTGACCCTGGCTAACGTGGATCCTACCTACGCGGCGAAAGCGGTCCAGTTGATCCTGAAATCCCCCGATCGCCCCTCCTCTGCACCAGGCTTGCCCAGCGATGGCAAGTTTCAAATCGAACCCGATCCACAGAACAATCGGCTGCTCCTATGGGCAACCCCTGGTGAGTTAACCGAAGTCCGAGAGTTCCTCGCGAGACTCGGCGAAACTTTCTCCGACCAAAAGCTTGATTCCAAACTCCACGTCATCGATATGCGTGGCCAAGATACTTCGGAGATTACCGAAAAACTGAAACGCATTTGGGCCGAAATCAGCGATAGCCCACTGCTCCTCGATCTACCGGTGGATGCCAAGGAGGACAGCCAATCAGCCCCTTCCGAAAAGCGTGCCGATACGACTCAGTCCGCATCGGACGAATCCTCTATTGAGAAGAAAAGTGATTCGCGCTTCGTCGCAGCCATCACCGCTTCAAATGCAACGGATGCCGCTCGTGTCCCAGAAAAGGAACACCCTCCCGTTCGTTTGATGCGCAATGGAAGTGGTGATTTGGTTGTTCTATCCAAGGATCCTATCGCTGCGGAAACCGCCAAGCGATTGATCGACCAGCTCCTCAAAGAAGGAACGGAATTCCGCGCCATCGCTCTCAAGCATTCGCAGGCCTTTGCGGTGCGCCGGCAACTGGGAACAATGCTGCAATACTCCACAAGCAATGTTTCTTCCAAATTGGCATCGGCCCCCCAAGTGATCATCGATGTCGACACGCGAACCAATCGTTTGATCATTCAGAACGCAAACGAAAAGCAATGGAAGACGATCAAGGAATCGATCGAGATCCTCGATCAACCCAATCCGGAAGACGAGAAGCTGGTTCGCGAACGAGTTACCTACCGATTCCAACACCGCAAAGCCAGCGTGGTGGCCAAAGCTCTGGAAGGGGTATACGAGGACTTGCTCCGTTTCAGTGAGCGATCTCTGTCGAACATGTCCTATCGAAACTCTAGCTTCAACCGAAATATTGCGGCGACCACGTCGAGCCCCGAGTACCAAGGACTTTTGGCTATCAGCGTCGACGAGCAAGCCAACCTGATGATTATCTCGGCTCCCAAATATCTGCTCGAAGAAGTTCTCAAGCTCGTGGAGTCGATGGATACCCCGACCGATGGGAATGCCATCGCCATCCTCAATGCAGCGGACCTTCCTTTCTCATCAGACAACAGTGCCAACAAGGCCTCGGATAATCTCCGACGATTGCTCCGGGGTGGGCGTTAG
- a CDS encoding sugar phosphate isomerase/epimerase family protein — translation MAKTNLHSSPSSRRHFLAMTAAATAVASTSSLFAQQAKAAPFKISLAQWSLHKPLFAKQIDNLDFAKISKEKFGIEGVEYVNQFFKDKAKDEAYLSEMKKRAADFGVTSVLIMIDGEGALGDKDAAKRTTAVENHYKWVEAAKFLGCHSIRVNAQTNAEYEEGKKLAADGLRRLSEYAKPMGINVIVENHGGLSSNGKWLSETIRMTEMANCGTLPDFGNFYEYDRYQGVTDLMPLAKAVSAKSYDFDENGNETKIDFRKMMKIVLDAKYHGWVGIEYEGSKLSPDDGIIATKKLLEKCMDIV, via the coding sequence ATGGCAAAAACAAACTTGCACTCGAGCCCCTCCTCCCGTCGACACTTTTTGGCGATGACAGCCGCGGCTACCGCAGTCGCTTCGACCAGTTCCCTATTCGCCCAACAAGCGAAGGCTGCCCCGTTCAAAATCTCGCTGGCCCAATGGTCGCTTCACAAGCCATTGTTCGCGAAACAAATCGACAATTTGGACTTCGCCAAAATCTCGAAGGAAAAGTTTGGCATCGAAGGGGTCGAGTACGTCAATCAGTTCTTCAAGGACAAAGCGAAGGACGAAGCCTATCTCAGCGAGATGAAAAAACGCGCTGCAGATTTCGGGGTAACAAGCGTCTTGATCATGATCGACGGCGAAGGCGCTTTGGGAGATAAGGACGCAGCCAAACGCACCACCGCCGTAGAGAACCATTACAAGTGGGTAGAAGCCGCCAAATTCCTCGGTTGCCACTCGATCCGAGTGAACGCCCAAACCAACGCAGAATACGAAGAAGGCAAAAAGCTCGCTGCAGACGGCCTGCGGCGATTGTCGGAGTACGCCAAGCCGATGGGAATCAACGTGATTGTCGAAAATCACGGGGGATTGAGCTCGAACGGCAAATGGCTCTCCGAAACCATTCGCATGACCGAAATGGCCAACTGCGGGACCTTGCCCGACTTCGGCAACTTCTATGAATACGATCGCTACCAAGGGGTCACCGACCTGATGCCGCTCGCCAAAGCCGTCAGCGCAAAGAGCTATGACTTCGACGAAAACGGAAATGAAACGAAGATCGACTTCCGCAAGATGATGAAAATCGTTTTGGACGCGAAGTACCACGGCTGGGTTGGCATCGAATACGAAGGCTCCAAACTAAGTCCCGATGATGGAATCATCGCGACGAAAAAGCTTCTCGAAAAGTGCATGGATATCGTGTAA
- a CDS encoding PQQ-binding-like beta-propeller repeat protein — MRQRLFRRLPWFSFFGGSMLAASLTSHSTLSAADYDPTAVAKAFISKLKVGPKDWPQWGGSPERNNVPDSGPLPTSFDVETKENILWSMPLGSETYGNPVVANGKVYIGTNNGNGYIKRYPATVDLGCLICFDEKDGKFLWQHSSEKLPTGRVHDWPNQGICCAPMIDGDRLWYVTSRGEVVCLDTDGFLDGENDGPFNKEPNENKDEADVVWRLDMMSQLNVSQHNMCSCSVTAVGNKLFVNTSNGVDDSHLTVPEEKAPSFICIDKSTGEVLWTDNTPGGNILHGQWSSPTYGVFNGQEQVVFGGGDGWMYSFDPAGDNGKSKMLWKFDCNPKDSVYRLNGATRNHIIATPVVYDGLIYVAVGEDPEHGEGNGHLWAIDPNKRGDVSPTLVYNSSNPNVVIPHKRKQALDAAAGDLERDNPNSAAVWHYVGSNPKEFETTMHRTCGTVAIKNDILVIADFSGLVHCLDSKTGEPHWTYDMLAASWASPLIADNKIFIGDEDGDITIFELSKEQKQIAEINLGSALYTTPVAANDKIFVANRNRIFAIGEKKE; from the coding sequence ATGCGACAACGATTGTTTCGAAGACTTCCATGGTTCAGTTTCTTTGGCGGCTCGATGCTCGCTGCCAGCTTGACCAGCCATTCGACTCTCTCGGCCGCTGATTACGACCCGACCGCCGTCGCGAAGGCCTTCATCTCGAAGCTCAAAGTTGGGCCTAAGGATTGGCCTCAGTGGGGTGGGTCTCCCGAACGAAACAATGTTCCGGATAGCGGCCCGCTCCCGACTTCTTTTGATGTCGAGACGAAAGAGAACATCCTTTGGTCCATGCCCCTCGGTTCTGAAACCTATGGGAATCCCGTCGTCGCCAATGGAAAGGTTTACATCGGCACCAACAATGGGAACGGGTACATCAAACGCTACCCGGCCACGGTCGATTTGGGCTGCCTCATCTGTTTCGACGAGAAAGACGGAAAGTTTCTTTGGCAGCACAGCAGCGAAAAGCTGCCGACCGGTCGCGTCCATGACTGGCCGAACCAAGGAATTTGCTGCGCTCCCATGATCGATGGCGATCGACTCTGGTACGTGACGAGCCGGGGCGAAGTCGTTTGTCTCGACACCGATGGATTCCTAGATGGTGAAAACGATGGGCCCTTCAACAAAGAGCCTAACGAAAACAAAGACGAAGCGGATGTGGTCTGGCGTTTGGACATGATGTCTCAGCTAAACGTTTCCCAGCACAACATGTGCAGCTGCTCGGTGACCGCCGTTGGCAACAAACTTTTTGTCAACACCTCCAACGGGGTCGATGACTCGCACTTGACCGTTCCCGAGGAAAAGGCTCCGAGCTTCATTTGCATCGATAAGAGCACAGGCGAAGTTCTTTGGACCGATAACACTCCCGGTGGAAACATCCTCCACGGACAATGGTCCTCCCCAACCTACGGCGTGTTCAATGGTCAGGAACAAGTCGTCTTTGGCGGAGGAGATGGCTGGATGTACAGCTTTGATCCCGCTGGGGATAACGGCAAATCGAAGATGCTATGGAAGTTCGACTGCAATCCTAAGGATTCCGTCTATCGATTGAACGGTGCGACCCGAAACCACATCATCGCAACCCCTGTCGTTTATGACGGCTTGATTTACGTCGCCGTCGGTGAAGACCCCGAGCACGGTGAAGGGAATGGCCACCTTTGGGCAATCGACCCGAACAAGCGTGGAGATGTCAGCCCAACGTTGGTCTACAACTCCTCGAATCCGAATGTCGTGATCCCTCACAAGCGAAAGCAAGCGCTCGATGCGGCGGCTGGCGATCTCGAGCGAGATAATCCAAACTCTGCTGCGGTTTGGCATTACGTAGGCAGCAATCCGAAAGAGTTTGAGACGACCATGCACCGAACATGCGGAACCGTGGCGATCAAGAATGATATCCTCGTGATTGCTGACTTCAGCGGTTTGGTTCATTGCTTGGATAGCAAAACAGGAGAGCCCCATTGGACCTATGACATGCTTGCGGCATCTTGGGCATCCCCGCTGATCGCTGACAATAAGATTTTCATCGGCGACGAGGATGGAGACATCACCATTTTCGAATTGTCGAAAGAACAAAAGCAGATCGCTGAAATCAACTTAGGATCCGCCTTGTATACGACTCCTGTAGCGGCGAATGACAAGATTTTCGTCGCGAATCGAAACCGCATTTTTGCGATCGGTGAAAAGAAAGAGTAG